In Natator depressus isolate rNatDep1 chromosome 22, rNatDep2.hap1, whole genome shotgun sequence, the following proteins share a genomic window:
- the C2CD2L gene encoding phospholipid transfer protein C2CD2L isoform X3 produces MVLHCHLSADAVKFPVSVTQQSPAAVSVDTYHVTLALLQAQVEIRLEEMQNEGLLVSWTFKDRPDLNLSVVPKLQPREKNDVKVDLSTIKDLIEDSVVSTQPAMMVNLKACTAGTNVMSCEKLSRESPSNIVAPTVSKLLLRHMQVLNLSCEEEGGGGKLCCVAELDSPLQQKWTKPARASISSTAGAVEWNEELMLELGPRSKELKLRVLEKSSGGENVLLGHTAVSLDSCSKQPSGRMVYSLTPGAGQLLTPAATLTLELLYHESPLSPNPQYATSLRTSITPTKKIEMDRTIMPDGTIVTTVTTVQSRPKVDCKLDSPSRSPSKVEVTEKTTTRLSESSCPSSASPSNSWDSHMSNGLDPVAETAIRQLTETNNKSAKKTPTKRSTLIISGVSKVPIAQDEMALSLGYAASMEATMHGYSIMAGMCDHPQSSTEPSQLLEASFSGQRASQELDETTRSDISERPSVEDVESETGSTGALETRSLKDHKVSFLRSGTKLIFRRKNKQKEAGLSQSHDDLSNASTSSATRKKASSFSRRLIKRFSFTSKSKPKANGSTTSMGEN; encoded by the exons GTGGAGATCCGTTTGGAGGAGATGCAGAATGAGGGCCTGCTGGTGTCATGGACATTCAAGGACCGACCAGACTTGAACCTTTCAGTTGTTCCGAAACTTCAGCCTCGTGAA AAGAATGATGTGAAAGTGGATCTGTCCACCATAAAGGACCTGATTGAGGACTCAGTTGTCAGCACCCAGCCTGCCATGATGGTGAATCTGAAGGCATGCACTGCTGGTACTAATGTG ATGTCCTGTGAAAAACTGTCCCGAGAGTCCCCATCTAATATAGTGGCCCCGACAGTGTCCAAGTTGCTTCTCCGGCATATGCAGGTGCTCAACTTGAGCTGTGAGGAGGAAGGAG GAGGTGGGAAGCTATGCTGTGTAGCCGAGCTAGACAGTCCTCTGCAGCAGAAGTGGACAAAGCCAGCGAGAGCAAGCATTTCCAGCACTGCAGGAGCAGTGGAGTGGAATGAGGAGCTCATGCT GGAGCTGGGGCCACGAAGTAAAGAGTTGAAGCTGAGAGTACTGGAGAAGAGCAGTGGTGGGGAGA ATGTGCTTCTGGGACATACTGCTGTTTCACTTGACTCCTGCAGCAAACAACCATCTGGGAGGATGGTCTAttccctgactccaggagctgggcagctgctcaCACCTGCGGCTACCCTTACACTGGAG CTGCTCTACCACGAGTCTCCTTTGTCCCCGAATCCCCAGTATGCCACATCACTGCGCACCAGCATCACGCCCACCAAAAAAATCGAGATGGACCGTACCATCATGCCTGATGGCACCATTGTGACCACTGTCACCACCGTCCAGTCAAGGCCCAAGGTGGACTGTAAGCTGG ATTCACCCTCGAGGTCCCCATCCAAAGTGGAAGTGACAGAGAAGACGACGACAAGGCTTTCAGAGAGCAGCTGTCCCAGCAGTGCCTCACCCAGCAACAGCT GGGACAGTCACATGTCCAATGGCTTGGATCCTGTGGCCGAGACAGCAATCAGGCAGTTGACTGAAACGAATAACAAATCTGCCAAGAAGACCCCGACAAAACGCAGCACACTTATCATCTCAGGAGTTTCCAAG GTACCAATTGCCCAAGATGAAATGGCACTTTCTCTTGGTTATGCTGCATCTATGGAAGCCACCATGCATGGATATTCCATAATGGCAGGCATGTGCGACCACCCCCAGAGCTCCACTGAGCCATCTCAGCTGCTGGAAGCATCATTCTCAGGACAGAGAGCTAGTCAGGAGCTGGATGAGACAACACGATCAGACATCTCTGAGAGACCTTCGGTGGAGGACGTGGAATCTGAAACTGGCTCCACAGGAGCCCTCGAGACCAGGAGCTTAAAGGATCATAAAG TCAGCTTTCTCCGGAGCGGTACCAAGCTCATCTTCCGGAGGAAGAACAAGCAGAAGGAAGCAGGCCTGAGCCAGTCGCATGATGACCTGTCCAATGCCAGCACCAGCTCTGCCACCAGGAAGAAAGCCAGCAGCTTCTCCCGGCGCCTCATCAAGCGCTTCTCCTTTACGTCTAAATCAAAACCCAAGGCCAACGGCAGCACAACATCAATGGGCGAGAACTAA